In Strigops habroptila isolate Jane chromosome 4, bStrHab1.2.pri, whole genome shotgun sequence, a single genomic region encodes these proteins:
- the ADM gene encoding ADM: MKLMHVALLYLGSVTFLGVDAASVNVATEFKRKWTKWALSRAKRDVKPAGALRGLGAAADVQPLIRTQDVKEDPRISHPSTREDAHIRVKRYRQSINSFPHFQAIRTGCRFGTCTVQKLAHQIYQLTDKDKDDTAPASKISPQGYGRRRRSLPERRGPARSPRTGRRPWTPRAQPLAAVLGV; encoded by the exons ATGAAACTAATGCACGTAGCCCTGCTCTATCTCGGCTCTGTGACCTTCCTCGGGGTGGATGCTGCAAGCGTGAACGTAGCGACAGAGTTCAAAAGAAA ATGGACGAAATGGGCACTTAGCCGAGCCAAGCGGGACGTGAAGCCTGCGGGCGCGCTCCGAGGGCTGGGGGCAGCCGCCGACGTGCAGCCGCTCATACGGACCCAGGACGTGAAGGAGGATCCTCGAATCTCGCATCCCAG CACTCGGGAGGATGCTCACATCCGCGTCAAGCGCTACCGCCAGAGCATTAACAGCTTCCCCCACTTCCAAGCCATCCGCACGGGGTGCCGGTTCGGGACGTGCACAGTGCAGAAGCTGGCCCACCAGATCTACCAGCTGACCGATAAGGACAAGGACGACACCGCCCCCGCCAGCAAGATCAGTCCCCAGGGCTACGGCCGCAGGAGGCGCTCCCTGCCCGAACGCCGCGGCCCGGCGCGTTCTCCCCGGACCGGGCGGCGCCCCTGGACGCCGCGGGCGCAGCCTCTCGCCGCCGTCCTCGGGGTTTGA